AAAGTAAATAAAACTACCTGTTAGGATTATTTGAAAGATAATATAAGGTAATCCTACGTTTTGTGGAAACCAATTGTCACTCAAATAAAATGTTGTAAAAAAGGGAAATTGTAAACACATAATTTTGGCGTGGTCAATTATGGAAAGTTGAAGTCTTGATAATTGTTTCTGAATTTCCATTATGCTACCATCGTAATTTATATTTTTTGTCCAAGCAAGATGTTTAATATAGTCTGCAAACCCTTTTATATTTATCAAAGCGATTGCTGAAACTGAAACAATAAAATAATTACTTGCCGAAGAATAATTTGAAATAGCATAAAACAAGGCGTAGCCTAAGATGAGAAGATAAAATACAAAAGCTACTATTCCTGCCGTTTTTAATTTAACCAAGCCGTTTAAAGTAGATTCTGCCTTTCTGCCAATAGTCTCTTTTAAAAGTAATTTATTAATTGTCAATGTTTTTTCTATTTTGACATTTTGCTCTTTCCAAATATTTATAAGTTCTATATTTTCCATTTTATTGAATTTTAAGTTGATTGAATTCCGTTTTTAGTATGCTTTTAATTCTGCCAATTTTTGTTGCAACATTGGTTTCTGTAATTCCGATGATTTCTGAAATTTCCTTATAACTTTTTTCTTCGAGATATAGCAACATTAGGGCTTTGTTCAAATCATTTAATTCTGAAATTATATGATTCAATATTCCCAAGTTGGTTTCTTTTTCATCAGATATTTCTTTGTCGGAAAAATCGAAAATATCTGTTGTAAGCGGGTTTGAAATCCGTTTTCTACTTCTCTCTTTCCTGTAGAACGATATAGCTACATTCAAGGAAATTCGGTATATCCAAGTTGAATATTTAAATTTTTCGTTGTAGCTGTCAAATGATTTCCACAATTGCAAAATAATTTCTTGAACGAGGTCTTTTCTGTCTTCAATATTCAGACAATATGAGTTTGCGACTTTAAATAGAATACCTTTATTGTTCTCAACAATAACAAGAAAATTGGCTGTTCTATTTTTGTCCATCATTCGGTTTGTACGTTTGAGAACCTAATTTTAATACATAGGTTGTACTGTCTGTCTTTATTGGGGCTTTTGGTTTTGCACTATAATAATTTCTCGTTATTGAAATGCTACAACCTGTTGCGAGTATTGTAAAAGCTGTAACGATAACAATAATTAATCTGATGTTTTTGTGTTCCATTTTAGTTAGATTTTATTAAGAAGTATTCGTCTTTTCTTAATTATTCGCACAATGGTTCTCAAAATCACACTTTTTGAAGAAAATTTTTTCAGTCAAGAATTCAGCTTAAACTTTTAGTGAAGTTCAGAGAAGAAGATTGATGTTATTCCTGAAGTTTTTTCTTCCGCTTGCACATAACGTTGCGGCTATGATTAGTGCGGTGCAGAAATCCGACGGATTTCCAACTAGGCACTAAGCAAAAGCAGTTTTTTTTGTTTTAATTTTTTATCTCAAAGCAAAATCAAACTGATTTTGCGGTCTTTATAAATATACACAAACCATTGAATTAAAAACCAAAGTCCGCATTAATTATAGGTATTGTTACCATACGTTTTTATTCGTTTTTTATTTTTCGTCTTCTATTTTTATGACGGTGGTTTTTGCCCATAGGTCTCCCAATCGCTGATTTTTTTCAGAATTTTTAATCGTAATTATTGCAACAAGACCAAAAAAGAACATATCTATAAGGTCAAGAAGGTGTCTTTTAAAGGATTGCCCAAAAGTTGATTTTTGAATTGCATTTTTGTAAATCCGTCCATCAATATGTTCAAGAATTGAAATTGGTTTTAATCCAACTAGTCCATTTCCAAAAGTTGCTCCGAAAAGTTGTTCAAGTCCAACCGTCATAAACAGCCAGAAAATCATTGGAATTAAGGCTGGCGCGCCATTTAATGAATAACCACCTTCGTCATTCGGTTCGCCGAGCGTGTAAGCGAGGAAAAATGTGACAGCATAAATTATAAAATAATCTATAAATCCAGCTAATACCCGTTTTCCAATATTTGGTTGAGTTTGTATTTGTTCCATTTAGTTTGTTTGATTTTTTTGGGGAAATGTATGGTAACGGTTCGTATAACCGCAGTTACGGATTAATATGCGTTAATTTCCGGTTTAGCACTGACTTTAGCAATTCCGAGTGGATTCGGACGTAGTTGAATCCGCCGTAATTGCGGTTATACATTGTTGTGTATAGTGCTTTTTTATTCAATCCAATATTCTTTATAGACTTTCAAGATTTCCCCATTCTCAAAAAAGAACAAATATGCTGTTCCGTTCGAACCTTCTTTTCCAACTCTGTTTGTTGTTATATCAATCAGTAAGTTGTCTTTATCGAGTTTTGAAAATTCAACGTTGGGTTTTCTTTTTTTATTCACGCAATCTAATTTCAAGTCTTTTATTTCACGTTTGGTGTTTTCCAGTTTTTTGGAAATCGGATATGTTTTTGTTTTGTCAAATTCAAAGACTTTCTCTTTTTCAATGTCAAGTTGATAAGCAACATATTCTGTCGAAAAATACATTCCGTAATTCCATCCGTTTCCAATTTTAGAGTCGAATCTAAAATTCCGAGTTTTTAATTCTTTGTCAGCTTTAATATATTCCATTGCCAATTGAATTTGCCCACATAATTCTTCATCCGAATTTACTTCAAATATTTGTCCATAAATGGAAGTCGTAAATAATAAAAGAAGCAATATTTTTTTCATTCGAAACGGTTTTTCCGCATTATACACAACGCTCGGGCTATGATTAGTGCGGTACAGAAATCCGACGGATTTCCAACTACGCCCTAAGCAAAATCAGTTTGTTATGTTTTAATTTTTTTTCTCAAAAGCAAAATCAAACTGATTTTGCGGTCATTATAAATATAAACAAACCTTTGTTCAAAACACCAAAGTCCGCATTAATTATAGCCGTTGTTACCTGTAGTTTTTATTCCGAAATATTTTTCAATAATTCTGCTATGGTTGGTTCAATTTCTCCGACGAATTTTAGTTTAGATGCTTTTTTGTTTGTTAGCATTTGATAAAAAACACAAGCATTTAGAAATGCTCCATATTTGTTAGGATGAATATTGTCCTCATAAACATTGATATTTGGATATTCAGTCAATATTTCATAAACCTTATTCCCATTCTCAGATGTTATGAGTCCATATTTTTCAGCCACTGAATCATATGATTCATTGATTAATTCAATTTCTTGTTCTAAGCTCTTTATTTCTGGTGAACAATACTTATCATTTTCTAATGAATGATTAATCGACGATTTGGAATAACAGTATTGTTTTGGGTATTCCTCTTTTGAAGGCCAAGTTTTAAATAAAATAAACTTGCAATCTTTATTTGAAATTCGATTCTTTATTCCTGCAATTGCAGTTTCTACTTTATATTCTTTAGCCTCTGGAATTAAAAGTCTAACAGTCCCTTCTTGAAGAATTAAAATATCCCAATCCTTTTCGGACAACTTAATTTCCGTTTCGGTTTTTTCTCCTTCTTTTTTTTGCCGAGTATTAATTCCATTCTCAGTTCGTGATTCAATTATGTCGTTCAAATGCCCATATAACGGCATACCAGGGAATGTACTATGCTCAATGTTAAAATTCGAGTTAGTCTCATTCACCATTTTTTGTAAAGTTTCAGGCATATCATGGTAATAGGTTAAACTATTGCCAATGAATAGAACATTAATTTTTTCTGTTGCTTTTATGTCTTGAGATTTACAATTAACAGAAACAAGTATTAAAAGTATTAGCAGAATCTTTTTCATAAATTACAGGTAACGTTTGGGCTATGATTAGTGCGGTGCAGAAATCCGACGGATTTCCAACCAAGCACTAAGCAAAAGCAGTTTTTTTTGTTTTAAATTTTTTATCTCAAAGCAAAATCAAACTGATTTTGCGGACTTTATAAATATACACA
The sequence above is drawn from the Cellulophaga sp. Hel_I_12 genome and encodes:
- a CDS encoding RNA polymerase sigma factor, with amino-acid sequence MMDKNRTANFLVIVENNKGILFKVANSYCLNIEDRKDLVQEIILQLWKSFDSYNEKFKYSTWIYRISLNVAISFYRKERSRKRISNPLTTDIFDFSDKEISDEKETNLGILNHIISELNDLNKALMLLYLEEKSYKEISEIIGITETNVATKIGRIKSILKTEFNQLKIQ
- a CDS encoding RDD family protein, translated to MEQIQTQPNIGKRVLAGFIDYFIIYAVTFFLAYTLGEPNDEGGYSLNGAPALIPMIFWLFMTVGLEQLFGATFGNGLVGLKPISILEHIDGRIYKNAIQKSTFGQSFKRHLLDLIDMFFFGLVAIITIKNSEKNQRLGDLWAKTTVIKIEDEK
- a CDS encoding DUF4886 domain-containing protein — encoded protein: MKKILLILLILVSVNCKSQDIKATEKINVLFIGNSLTYYHDMPETLQKMVNETNSNFNIEHSTFPGMPLYGHLNDIIESRTENGINTRQKKEGEKTETEIKLSEKDWDILILQEGTVRLLIPEAKEYKVETAIAGIKNRISNKDCKFILFKTWPSKEEYPKQYCYSKSSINHSLENDKYCSPEIKSLEQEIELINESYDSVAEKYGLITSENGNKVYEILTEYPNINVYEDNIHPNKYGAFLNACVFYQMLTNKKASKLKFVGEIEPTIAELLKNISE